The proteins below come from a single Rosa rugosa chromosome 2, drRosRugo1.1, whole genome shotgun sequence genomic window:
- the LOC133734534 gene encoding uncharacterized protein LOC133734534 isoform X1: MQLCLSSYIPGGFLHACDQNPTCLSRRTYWNLAFILYQCRKHILILSHEVFASHLHLKGFRSEGWEVAASQEVLEASSGNGKSFRVHVMVLLTWPINSLLGESSMLAIS; encoded by the exons ATGCAGTTATGTCTTTCAAGCTATATTCCAG GTGGCTTTCTTCATGCATGTGATCAAAATCCTACATGCTTATCTAGGAGGACTTATTGGAACTTGGCCTTTATTTTGTATCAATGCAGAAAGCACATATTGATCCTTTCACACGAGGTATTTGCAAGCCATCTGCATCTCAAGGGGTTCCGCTCGGAGGGATGGG AAGTGGCAGCATCTCAAGAGGTTTTAGAGGCGAGTTCAGGCAATGGCAAATCATTCCGGGTGCATGTGATGGTTCTCCTGACATGGCCAATCAATTCTCT GTTAGGTGAAAGCTCAATGCTAGCTATCAGTTGA
- the LOC133734534 gene encoding uncharacterized protein LOC133734534 isoform X3: MSFKLYSRKHILILSHEVFASHLHLKGFRSEGWEVAASQEVLEASSGNGKSFRVHVMVLLTWPINSLLGESSMLAIS; the protein is encoded by the exons ATGTCTTTCAAGCTATATTCCAG AAAGCACATATTGATCCTTTCACACGAGGTATTTGCAAGCCATCTGCATCTCAAGGGGTTCCGCTCGGAGGGATGGG AAGTGGCAGCATCTCAAGAGGTTTTAGAGGCGAGTTCAGGCAATGGCAAATCATTCCGGGTGCATGTGATGGTTCTCCTGACATGGCCAATCAATTCTCT GTTAGGTGAAAGCTCAATGCTAGCTATCAGTTGA
- the LOC133734534 gene encoding uncharacterized protein LOC133734534 isoform X2, which translates to MQLCLSSYIPGGFLHACDQNPTCLSRRTYWNLAFILYQCRKHILILSHEVFASHLHLKGFRSEGWEVAASQEVLEASSGNGKSFRVHVMVLLTWPINSLNTKQIII; encoded by the exons ATGCAGTTATGTCTTTCAAGCTATATTCCAG GTGGCTTTCTTCATGCATGTGATCAAAATCCTACATGCTTATCTAGGAGGACTTATTGGAACTTGGCCTTTATTTTGTATCAATGCAGAAAGCACATATTGATCCTTTCACACGAGGTATTTGCAAGCCATCTGCATCTCAAGGGGTTCCGCTCGGAGGGATGGG AAGTGGCAGCATCTCAAGAGGTTTTAGAGGCGAGTTCAGGCAATGGCAAATCATTCCGGGTGCATGTGATGGTTCTCCTGACATGGCCAATCAATTCTCT TAATACCAAGCAGATTATTATTTGA